From the genome of Motilibacter aurantiacus, one region includes:
- a CDS encoding VOC family protein — MTMIFINLPVADVRASDAFWQALGYGRNEQFCDDQATNVVLDDNITLMLLQQARFSDFLPAGTPVAGPHAGTRALYALSADSREAVDTLVDKALAAGGSDWMPAQDHGFTYGRSFRDLDGHVFEVMWMNPAVAAGEAEVPELAAAGS, encoded by the coding sequence ATGACCATGATCTTTATCAACCTGCCGGTCGCGGACGTCCGCGCCTCCGACGCGTTCTGGCAGGCGCTGGGCTACGGGCGCAACGAGCAGTTCTGCGACGACCAGGCCACCAACGTGGTCCTCGACGACAACATCACCCTCATGCTGCTGCAGCAGGCGCGTTTCTCCGACTTCCTGCCGGCCGGGACGCCGGTCGCCGGCCCGCACGCCGGGACACGGGCGCTCTACGCGCTGTCGGCCGACAGCCGGGAGGCCGTCGACACCCTCGTGGACAAGGCCCTCGCAGCCGGCGGCAGCGACTGGATGCCGGCCCAGGACCACGGCTTCACGTACGGCCGCTCGTTCCGCGACCTCGACGGCCACGTCTTCGAGGTGATGTGGATGAACCCGGCGGTGGCCGCCGGCGAGGCCGAGGTGCCCGAGCTCGCCGCCGCCGGCTCCTGA
- a CDS encoding type II 3-dehydroquinate dehydratase: MTTVLVLNGPNLGRLGSREPEVYGSETFADLAAACATTAAELGLTADVRQTDDESELVHWLHEAADGAVPVVLNPAAFTHYSYALRDACAQLDGRAPLVEVHITNPARREAFRHTSVVAGVATGTVAGFGLDSYRLALRAVAALLS; encoded by the coding sequence GTGACGACGGTGCTCGTGCTCAACGGGCCGAACCTCGGCCGGCTCGGCAGCCGCGAGCCCGAGGTCTACGGCTCGGAGACGTTCGCGGACCTCGCGGCCGCCTGCGCGACGACGGCGGCCGAGCTGGGCCTCACCGCCGACGTGCGCCAGACCGACGACGAGTCCGAGCTCGTGCACTGGCTGCACGAGGCGGCCGACGGCGCGGTGCCCGTCGTGCTGAACCCCGCCGCCTTCACGCACTACTCCTACGCCCTGCGGGACGCCTGCGCCCAGCTCGACGGCCGCGCCCCGCTGGTCGAGGTGCACATCACCAACCCCGCCCGGCGCGAGGCCTTCCGGCACACCAGCGTGGTGGCGGGAGTCGCGACCGGCACGGTCGCAGGCTTCGGGCTCGACTCCTACCGGCTGGCGCTGCGCGCCGTCGCGGCGCTGCTGTCCTGA
- the aroB gene encoding 3-dehydroquinate synthase, with the protein MSAPTRIRVGGEAPYDVVVGRGLLGELRGLLGDRVRRVAVIHPHALGATAEAVREDLVAAGLEAVLLDTPDGEDAKSAEVAAFCWSVLGQAHFTRSDAVVSVGGGATTDLAGFVAATWLRGVAVVHVPTTLLAMVDAAVGGKTGINTAEGKNLVGAFHPPAGVLCDLTTLETLPVNDYVAGLAEVVKAGFIADPRILELIEADPEGAASPTGEHARELIERAIAVKARVVAADLRESGEREFLNYGHTLGHAIEKVERYQWRHGSAVAIGMMFAAELARLAGRLDDVVVDRHRSILTTLGLPTQYAAGAAAWPKLLDTMKVDKKSRGDLLRFIVLDDVGKPSRLEGPDPALLAAAYAEVTP; encoded by the coding sequence ATGAGCGCGCCGACCCGCATCCGCGTGGGAGGCGAGGCGCCGTACGACGTGGTCGTCGGCCGTGGCCTTCTCGGTGAGCTGCGCGGCCTGCTGGGTGACCGCGTCCGCCGGGTCGCCGTGATCCATCCGCACGCCCTGGGCGCGACGGCGGAGGCGGTGCGCGAGGACCTCGTGGCGGCCGGCCTGGAGGCCGTGCTGCTCGACACCCCCGACGGCGAGGACGCCAAGTCGGCGGAGGTGGCGGCCTTCTGCTGGTCCGTGCTCGGCCAGGCGCACTTCACCCGCTCGGACGCGGTGGTCAGCGTCGGCGGCGGCGCGACCACGGACCTCGCCGGGTTCGTCGCGGCCACCTGGCTGCGCGGCGTCGCCGTCGTGCACGTGCCCACCACGCTGCTGGCGATGGTCGACGCGGCCGTCGGGGGCAAGACCGGCATCAACACCGCCGAGGGCAAGAACCTCGTCGGCGCCTTCCACCCGCCCGCCGGGGTGCTCTGCGACCTGACGACACTGGAGACGCTGCCGGTCAACGACTACGTGGCCGGGCTGGCCGAGGTGGTCAAGGCCGGGTTCATCGCCGACCCACGCATCCTCGAGCTCATCGAGGCCGACCCCGAGGGAGCGGCCTCGCCCACGGGCGAGCACGCCCGGGAGCTGATCGAGCGGGCCATCGCGGTGAAGGCCCGCGTCGTGGCCGCCGACCTGCGCGAGTCGGGCGAGCGCGAGTTCCTGAACTACGGGCACACCCTGGGGCACGCGATCGAGAAGGTCGAGCGCTACCAGTGGCGGCACGGCTCGGCCGTCGCCATCGGGATGATGTTCGCGGCCGAGCTGGCCCGGCTGGCCGGCCGGCTGGACGACGTGGTCGTCGACCGGCACCGGTCGATCCTCACCACCCTCGGGCTGCCCACGCAGTACGCCGCCGGCGCCGCCGCCTGGCCGAAGCTGCTCGACACGATGAAGGTCGACAAGAAGTCGCGCGGTGACCTGCTGCGCTTCATCGTCCTGGACGACGTGGGCAAGCCGTCCCGGCTCGAGGGGCCGGACCCGGCGCTGCTGGCGGCGGCGTACGCGGAGGTGACCCCGTGA
- a CDS encoding shikimate kinase translates to MSPRAVVVGPPGAGKTTVGRLLAARLALPFRDTDSDVEATTGTSVAELFIDKGEAHFRELERAAVAAALDGFVGVLALGGGAVLDAGTRAALVASPAPVVLLEVGIEDAAARVGFNQARPLLLGNPRQQWQRLLEQRRAFYEEVATMTVPTDKRAPEEIADDIVARLEGRR, encoded by the coding sequence ATGAGTCCGCGTGCAGTGGTCGTCGGCCCGCCCGGTGCCGGCAAGACGACCGTGGGACGGCTGCTCGCCGCCCGGCTGGCGCTGCCCTTCCGGGACACCGACTCCGACGTCGAGGCCACGACGGGCACCTCGGTCGCGGAGCTGTTCATCGACAAGGGCGAAGCCCACTTCCGCGAGCTCGAGCGCGCCGCGGTGGCGGCGGCTCTCGACGGCTTCGTCGGCGTCCTCGCGCTCGGCGGGGGAGCGGTGCTCGACGCCGGCACCCGGGCCGCGCTCGTCGCCTCGCCGGCGCCGGTCGTCCTGCTCGAGGTCGGCATCGAGGACGCCGCGGCCCGCGTCGGCTTCAACCAGGCGCGCCCCCTGCTGCTCGGCAACCCGCGCCAGCAGTGGCAACGGCTGCTCGAGCAGCGCCGGGCCTTCTACGAGGAGGTGGCGACCATGACGGTGCCGACGGACAAGCGGGCGCCGGAGGAAATCGCCGACGACATCGTGGCGCGGCTGGAGGGCCGCCGATGA
- the aroC gene encoding chorismate synthase — translation MLRWITAGESHGPALLAVLEGLPAGVRVTTRDLADDLARRRLGYGRGARMSFEQDEVELLGGVRHGVTQGGPVAVRVGNTEWPKWQQVMAADPVDPEVLAGLARNAPLTRPRPGHADLVGMQKYGFEDARPILERASARETAARVALGRVAKAFLAQAVGATVVSHVVRIGGAVAPEGVVPGPDDLAAVDADPVRCFDPAASAAMVEEIDRAHKDGDTLGGVVEVAVTGLPPGLGSHVHWDRRLDARLAAALMGIQAIKGVEVGDGFALAATPGSKAHDEIETGEDGRIRRRSGRSGGTEGGMSTGEVLRVRAAMKPIATVPRALDTVDVATGEATKAHHQRSDVCAVPAAGVVAEAMVALVLADAVLEKFGGDSAAETHRNAAAYLAGLGVR, via the coding sequence GTGCTGCGCTGGATCACCGCCGGGGAGTCCCACGGCCCTGCCCTCCTCGCCGTCCTCGAGGGGCTGCCCGCCGGAGTGCGGGTCACCACCCGCGACCTCGCCGACGACCTCGCGCGGCGCCGCCTCGGCTACGGGCGCGGCGCCCGCATGTCGTTCGAGCAGGACGAGGTCGAGCTGCTCGGCGGAGTGCGCCACGGCGTCACCCAGGGCGGGCCGGTCGCGGTGCGCGTCGGCAACACCGAGTGGCCGAAGTGGCAGCAGGTCATGGCCGCGGACCCGGTCGACCCCGAGGTGCTGGCCGGGCTCGCGCGCAACGCGCCGCTGACCCGCCCGCGCCCGGGCCACGCCGACCTCGTCGGGATGCAGAAGTACGGCTTCGAGGACGCCCGGCCCATCCTCGAGCGGGCCTCCGCGCGGGAGACCGCGGCCCGCGTCGCGCTCGGCCGCGTCGCCAAGGCCTTCCTCGCCCAGGCCGTGGGCGCGACCGTCGTCAGCCACGTCGTACGCATCGGAGGGGCCGTGGCGCCCGAGGGCGTCGTGCCCGGCCCCGACGACCTCGCGGCGGTGGACGCGGACCCGGTGCGCTGCTTCGACCCCGCAGCGAGCGCGGCGATGGTCGAGGAGATCGACCGCGCCCACAAGGACGGCGACACCCTCGGCGGCGTCGTCGAGGTCGCGGTCACCGGCCTCCCGCCCGGCCTCGGCAGCCACGTGCACTGGGACCGGCGCCTGGACGCCCGGCTGGCCGCCGCGCTGATGGGCATCCAGGCGATCAAGGGCGTGGAGGTCGGCGACGGCTTCGCGCTCGCCGCGACCCCCGGGTCGAAGGCCCACGACGAGATCGAGACCGGCGAGGACGGCCGGATCCGTCGCCGCAGCGGTCGCTCCGGGGGCACCGAGGGCGGCATGTCGACCGGCGAGGTGCTGCGGGTGCGAGCGGCCATGAAGCCGATCGCGACCGTGCCGCGCGCGCTCGACACCGTCGACGTGGCGACCGGGGAGGCCACCAAGGCCCACCACCAGCGCAGCGACGTCTGCGCGGTCCCCGCCGCCGGGGTCGTCGCGGAGGCGATGGTCGCGCTCGTCCTCGCGGACGCGGTGCTGGAGAAGTTCGGCGGCGACTCGGCCGCGGAGACCCACCGCAACGCCGCCGCCTACCTCGCCGGGCTGGGCGTCCGGTGA
- the pilO gene encoding type 4a pilus biogenesis protein PilO, giving the protein MTRTQKWTAATVAAGLVLLAAGWLLLLGPKRAEASGLRDEATAQLAQNAQLSTQLGQLKVLAQELPAKQRALAQLNSKVPDSVDLPTLVRRITALATASGVTLGSISPAAPVALAGTDGTVTGMQSVSVGLTVTGDYFEVAGLLSRLETMGRAFLVTTVSLTDAMATGTDEAPAGTVQAQIQGAVFVRPADGTGTAAGGTAAVGSSAPAATLSGTTPSGTTPSGTPAGGTSTLPAS; this is encoded by the coding sequence ATGACCCGCACCCAGAAGTGGACCGCCGCCACGGTGGCGGCAGGCCTAGTCCTGCTGGCCGCCGGCTGGCTGCTCCTCCTCGGGCCGAAGCGGGCCGAGGCCTCCGGCCTGCGCGACGAGGCGACGGCGCAGCTGGCCCAGAACGCCCAGCTCTCGACGCAGCTCGGCCAGCTCAAGGTGCTGGCGCAGGAGCTCCCCGCCAAGCAGCGCGCGCTGGCCCAGCTCAACAGCAAGGTGCCGGACAGCGTCGACCTGCCCACGCTCGTCCGCCGGATCACGGCCCTGGCCACGGCCTCGGGTGTCACGCTGGGGAGCATCTCGCCCGCCGCACCGGTGGCTCTCGCCGGCACCGACGGCACCGTCACGGGGATGCAGAGCGTCTCCGTGGGGCTCACGGTCACCGGCGACTACTTCGAGGTGGCCGGCTTGCTCAGCCGGCTGGAGACGATGGGCCGCGCCTTCCTGGTGACCACGGTCTCCCTCACCGACGCCATGGCGACGGGCACGGACGAGGCGCCGGCCGGGACGGTCCAGGCGCAGATCCAGGGCGCGGTCTTCGTGCGCCCTGCCGACGGCACGGGCACCGCGGCCGGGGGCACCGCGGCCGTGGGCAGCAGCGCCCCGGCCGCCACCCTGTCCGGCACCACCCCGTCCGGCACCACCCCGTCCGGCACGCCTGCCGGCGGCACCTCGACCCTGCCCGCCAGCTGA
- a CDS encoding PilN domain-containing protein, which produces MTTPTFLSAETADTAVSAARAAVLPRVNLLPPEILEQQRFRRVQAGLGAGLGLVAALVVAGYALSAGSVSDARQDLAAARSEGAQLQSAQQEYADVPQVEADLKAESALLAQAMGRDVRWSQYLRDIGVIVPKGVWLTEVSIVQPEAGAATATDAAGTPATGSAVTSAPVATITFTGKATSQDAVAGWLDALSGEPGFADPYFTNSQSAVDAELGRTLITFSSSVNVTAEALSHRYDSTGS; this is translated from the coding sequence ATGACCACACCCACCTTCCTCTCCGCCGAGACCGCGGACACCGCGGTCTCCGCCGCCCGTGCGGCAGTCCTGCCCCGGGTCAACCTGCTCCCGCCCGAGATCCTCGAGCAGCAGCGGTTCCGCAGGGTGCAGGCGGGCCTCGGGGCCGGCCTCGGCCTGGTGGCCGCGCTCGTCGTCGCCGGCTACGCCCTGTCCGCCGGGTCCGTGTCCGACGCCCGGCAGGACCTCGCGGCCGCGAGGTCCGAGGGCGCGCAGCTGCAGAGCGCGCAGCAGGAGTACGCCGACGTCCCCCAGGTCGAGGCCGACCTGAAGGCCGAGTCGGCGCTGCTGGCCCAGGCCATGGGCCGGGACGTGCGCTGGTCGCAGTACCTGCGGGACATCGGCGTCATCGTCCCCAAGGGCGTCTGGCTGACCGAGGTGTCGATCGTGCAGCCCGAGGCCGGCGCCGCCACTGCAACGGACGCCGCGGGGACGCCGGCCACCGGCAGCGCGGTGACCTCGGCCCCGGTCGCCACGATCACCTTCACCGGCAAGGCGACGAGCCAGGACGCCGTGGCCGGCTGGCTGGACGCGCTGTCCGGCGAGCCGGGTTTCGCCGATCCGTACTTCACGAACTCGCAGTCGGCGGTCGACGCCGAGCTCGGGCGCACGCTCATCACGTTCTCCTCGAGCGTGAACGTGACCGCCGAGGCGCTGTCCCACCGCTACGACTCGACGGGGAGCTGA